A single window of Bacteroidota bacterium DNA harbors:
- the lgt gene encoding prolipoprotein diacylglyceryl transferase produces the protein MFQNFIHWNPSPEIFTIPGIDWPVRWYGLMWALSFIGSHFIMNRIYRTEGRTEKDLDILTLYIIIGTVAGARLGHCLFYDPAHYLSHPLDILKVYEGGLASHGGAIGILAGMWLYCRKTKESWLWVFDKIVVVAPLAAALIRFGNLMNSEIIGKPTDVPWAFVFESVDKLPRHPAQLYESIFCLILFFVMYYLWKNKRHQFGPGFMFGLMCVLLFTERFIDEFFKENQEAFENAMTLNMGQLLSIPFVIIGLFMMWRSTKLINTTKESPSA, from the coding sequence ATGTTTCAGAATTTTATTCATTGGAATCCAAGTCCCGAAATTTTCACCATTCCGGGTATTGACTGGCCGGTAAGATGGTACGGTTTAATGTGGGCACTTTCATTCATTGGAAGTCATTTTATCATGAATCGTATTTACAGAACTGAAGGTCGTACTGAAAAAGATCTTGATATTTTAACTCTGTATATTATTATCGGCACTGTAGCCGGTGCTCGCTTAGGACACTGCTTATTCTATGATCCGGCTCATTATTTATCGCATCCATTAGATATTTTAAAAGTTTATGAGGGAGGATTAGCGAGTCACGGTGGTGCCATTGGGATTTTAGCAGGCATGTGGCTTTATTGCAGAAAGACCAAAGAGAGCTGGCTTTGGGTATTTGATAAAATTGTAGTGGTAGCGCCACTGGCTGCTGCATTAATTCGTTTTGGCAACTTAATGAATTCGGAAATTATCGGTAAACCTACTGACGTTCCATGGGCTTTTGTGTTTGAAAGTGTAGACAAATTACCACGACACCCCGCTCAATTATACGAAAGTATATTTTGTTTGATATTGTTTTTTGTGATGTACTACTTATGGAAAAACAAACGTCATCAATTTGGTCCGGGGTTTATGTTCGGATTAATGTGTGTTCTGTTATTTACAGAGCGTTTTATTGACGAGTTCTTTAAAGAAAATCAGGAAGCATTTGAGAATGCCATGACTTTAAACATGGGACAATTATTAAGCATTCCATTTGTAATTATTGGATTGTTTATGATGTGGCGCTCAACTAAGCTAATAAACACTACTAAAGAATCGCCATCAGCTTAG
- the cysQ gene encoding 3'(2'),5'-bisphosphate nucleotidase CysQ, translating into MSLELHILLHKAILAAVEAGNEILEVYDTAFNVQYKEDDTPLTQADQRASDKIIELLHETNIPVLSEEGEHFSFEKRKSLKQLWIVDPLDGTKEFVKRNGEFTVNIALIENNKPVIGVIFSPVFKDLYFAAKGLGSFKINRHDFIAIEKGLSKIPFENLISTASKLPHTNYPEVYTIVASRSHLSSETYAYIEEKKQQHGEVNIVNTGSSIKMCWVAEGIANEYPRFGPTMEWDTAAGQAILENANCELIDLSTQKPMLYNREELRNNWFTARGKS; encoded by the coding sequence ATCAGCTTAGAATTACATATTTTACTTCACAAGGCCATTTTAGCAGCCGTAGAAGCCGGTAATGAAATACTGGAGGTGTACGATACCGCTTTTAATGTACAATATAAAGAAGATGATACGCCGCTAACGCAAGCCGACCAACGCGCCAGTGATAAAATTATTGAGTTACTGCACGAAACCAACATTCCTGTACTATCGGAAGAAGGTGAACATTTTTCTTTTGAAAAACGTAAATCACTTAAGCAATTATGGATAGTGGATCCATTGGACGGCACTAAAGAATTTGTAAAGCGTAACGGAGAATTTACAGTAAACATCGCATTAATTGAAAATAACAAACCCGTAATTGGTGTAATTTTTTCGCCGGTATTTAAAGATTTATATTTCGCAGCAAAAGGTTTGGGTTCGTTTAAAATTAACCGTCACGATTTTATTGCCATTGAAAAGGGTTTATCAAAAATTCCTTTTGAAAATTTAATTAGTACTGCTTCTAAATTACCCCACACGAATTATCCGGAAGTTTATACCATTGTAGCAAGCCGCTCGCATCTTAGCAGCGAAACCTATGCTTACATTGAAGAAAAAAAACAACAACACGGCGAAGTAAATATTGTAAACACCGGAAGCAGTATTAAAATGTGTTGGGTGGCTGAGGGAATTGCTAATGAATATCCGCGTTTTGGTCCAACCATGGAGTGGGATACCGCGGCAGGACAAGCCATATTAGAAAATGCAAATTGTGAGTTAATTGATCTTTCCACTCAAAAACCCATGCTTTACAACCGCGAAGAACTTCGCAATAATTGGTTTACAGCAAGAGGGAAATCTTAA
- a CDS encoding cell division protein FtsX, with protein MLGLLGLVVLNARKLSKHIKENIGFQVILKDTTTAAQIDALQQEITAAPFAKSINHITKEQAAEKLKEDLGEDFISFLGYNPLLSTLDVKLNEDYAHSDSLIGIEKGLLQKAYVKEVVYHKDMIKQVNENAKVVSLYILIFSGLLMIVAIALINNTIRLSIYSQRFLIRTMYLVGATRVFISKPFIFKGIRQGVIAGILAGALLAGFLVVSTNYIPDLLQLQDENMLAVLFGGIILLGIFISGVSAMFSVMRYLRLKTSDLYF; from the coding sequence ATGCTGGGCTTATTGGGATTAGTGGTGTTAAACGCCCGCAAACTTTCAAAACACATTAAGGAAAATATCGGATTTCAGGTTATTTTAAAGGATACCACTACTGCCGCGCAAATCGACGCATTGCAACAGGAAATTACCGCGGCACCATTCGCGAAGAGTATAAATCACATCACTAAGGAGCAAGCTGCAGAAAAATTAAAGGAAGATTTGGGTGAAGATTTTATTTCATTTTTAGGGTACAATCCTTTACTATCTACTTTAGATGTAAAACTAAATGAAGATTATGCGCATTCCGATTCTTTAATTGGAATTGAGAAGGGATTACTTCAGAAAGCCTATGTGAAGGAAGTCGTTTACCATAAAGACATGATTAAGCAGGTGAATGAAAATGCGAAGGTGGTGAGTTTGTATATTTTAATTTTCAGCGGCTTATTAATGATAGTTGCAATTGCTTTAATCAACAACACCATTCGTCTCTCAATTTATTCACAGCGCTTTTTAATTCGTACCATGTATTTGGTGGGTGCTACGCGTGTTTTCATTAGCAAACCATTTATATTTAAAGGTATTCGTCAGGGTGTAATTGCCGGTATATTAGCCGGTGCATTGTTGGCTGGATTTTTAGTGGTAAGTACTAATTACATTCCTGATTTATTACAATTGCAAGATGAAAACATGCTGGCTGTTTTATTTGGCGGCATCATTTTACTTGGCATTTTTATCTCTGGAGTAAGCGCGATGTTCTCGGTTATGCGCTACCTTCGTTTGAAAACAAGCGATTTATATTTTTAA
- the metF gene encoding methylenetetrahydrofolate reductase [NAD(P)H], whose product MKLIDKLSQSKKTLFSIEILPPLKGKSIQSIYDGIDPLMEFKPAFVDVTYHREEYIYKKREGGYLEKVSIRKRPGTVGICAAIMNKYDVEAVPHIICGGFTREETENALIDLQFLGIDNVLALRGDSIKTEPNFVPEPGGHHYALDLVKQIKDMNEGKYLDEEMKDAAPTNFCIGVAGYPEKHFEAANMGSDLKWLKAKVDSGAEYIVTQMFFDNQKYFEFVDLCRKNNINVPIIPGLKILTSKAQIKALPKIFKIDIPFEFYEILEKCKDDAAVKQAGIEWCIAQCKELVKANAPCLHFYTMGTSETTRKVAKEIF is encoded by the coding sequence ATGAAATTAATCGATAAACTTTCACAAAGTAAAAAAACACTTTTTTCAATTGAAATTTTACCGCCATTAAAAGGTAAAAGCATTCAAAGTATTTACGACGGCATTGATCCTTTAATGGAATTCAAACCGGCATTTGTTGATGTAACTTATCACCGCGAAGAATATATTTACAAAAAGCGTGAAGGCGGTTATTTGGAAAAAGTAAGTATTCGTAAACGTCCCGGCACTGTTGGTATTTGCGCGGCTATTATGAATAAATACGATGTTGAAGCAGTACCACATATTATTTGCGGAGGTTTTACCCGCGAGGAAACAGAAAACGCTTTAATTGATTTACAGTTCTTAGGCATTGATAATGTTTTGGCTTTACGCGGCGACAGTATTAAAACCGAACCTAATTTTGTACCTGAACCGGGCGGACATCATTACGCACTTGATTTGGTTAAGCAAATTAAAGACATGAATGAGGGGAAATACCTCGACGAAGAAATGAAAGATGCGGCTCCAACCAATTTTTGTATCGGAGTAGCCGGTTATCCCGAAAAACATTTTGAAGCGGCTAACATGGGTAGCGATTTAAAATGGTTAAAAGCGAAGGTTGATTCGGGCGCAGAATACATTGTAACGCAAATGTTCTTCGATAATCAAAAATATTTTGAGTTTGTGGATTTATGTCGCAAGAATAATATTAATGTTCCTATCATTCCCGGATTAAAAATCCTGACTTCAAAAGCTCAGATTAAAGCTCTTCCTAAAATCTTTAAAATCGATATTCCATTCGAGTTTTACGAGATTTTAGAGAAATGCAAAGACGACGCTGCAGTTAAACAAGCCGGCATTGAGTGGTGTATTGCGCAATGCAAAGAGTTGGTAAAGGCTAATGCTCCGTGCTTGCATTTTTATACTATGGGAACCAGCGAAACGACCCGTAAAGTTGCCAAGGAAATATTTTAG
- a CDS encoding NifU family protein produces the protein MHALQHKVEEALNTIRPYLEADGGNVEIVEITDDNIVRVELKGACKTCNMSHMTMRAGIEETIKKSVPEIKGIESVTV, from the coding sequence ATGCACGCCTTACAACATAAAGTAGAAGAAGCTCTCAACACCATCCGTCCGTATTTAGAAGCCGACGGAGGAAATGTAGAGATCGTAGAAATCACCGATGATAATATTGTGCGAGTAGAATTAAAAGGCGCTTGCAAAACTTGTAACATGAGTCATATGACGATGAGAGCCGGTATCGAGGAAACAATAAAGAAATCGGTGCCCGAAATAAAAGGAATTGAATCTGTTACTGTGTAA
- a CDS encoding Mrp/NBP35 family ATP-binding protein, with protein MSITVDKVLDALRYVDDPDLKKDLVTLGMVKDVAVSGKDISFTVVLTTPACPMKDMIHNACMNAILHYVDKEANVKINMTAQVTTKKGKDETTLRDVKNIIAVASGKGGVGKSTVAANLALGLAKQGAKVGLVDADIYGPSQPIMFGVANDMPGSAQFEGQSKMKPVEAYGVKLNSVGFMAGPNQAIALRGPMASKALSQLFYDTAWGELDYLIVDLPPGTGDIQITLCSQVPLTGAVVVCTPQEVAIADARKGIALFNLPAINVPVLGLIENMAWFTPEELPSNKYYIFGKDGVKKLAEELNIPLLAQIPLVQSIREASDDGKPSVLNTNANSSLTMIEMAQNVAQQVAIKNAQQQPVEAN; from the coding sequence ATGAGCATTACGGTTGATAAGGTTTTGGATGCATTACGTTATGTGGATGATCCGGATCTCAAAAAAGATTTAGTGACGCTGGGAATGGTGAAGGATGTTGCTGTAAGCGGAAAAGATATTTCGTTTACCGTAGTTCTTACCACACCGGCTTGTCCGATGAAGGACATGATTCACAATGCCTGTATGAATGCAATTTTACATTACGTAGATAAAGAAGCGAATGTGAAAATTAACATGACTGCACAGGTAACTACCAAAAAAGGAAAAGATGAAACAACCTTGCGTGATGTAAAAAACATTATTGCTGTTGCTTCCGGTAAAGGTGGGGTAGGGAAGTCGACCGTTGCAGCCAATTTAGCATTGGGTTTAGCAAAACAAGGCGCAAAAGTTGGATTGGTAGACGCAGATATTTATGGTCCTTCACAACCAATTATGTTTGGCGTGGCGAATGACATGCCGGGTTCAGCTCAGTTTGAAGGTCAGTCAAAAATGAAACCGGTTGAAGCCTATGGCGTAAAATTAAATTCAGTTGGTTTTATGGCAGGACCCAATCAAGCGATCGCCTTACGCGGACCAATGGCCTCTAAGGCTTTGTCGCAATTGTTTTACGATACCGCTTGGGGCGAATTAGATTATTTAATCGTGGATTTACCTCCGGGTACCGGCGATATTCAAATTACTTTATGCAGTCAGGTTCCATTAACCGGAGCTGTTGTGGTTTGTACACCGCAAGAAGTTGCCATTGCCGATGCGCGAAAAGGAATTGCCTTATTTAATTTACCGGCCATCAATGTTCCTGTATTGGGATTAATTGAAAACATGGCTTGGTTTACTCCGGAAGAATTGCCGAGCAATAAGTATTATATTTTTGGAAAAGACGGTGTGAAAAAATTAGCGGAAGAATTAAACATTCCTCTCTTAGCACAAATTCCATTGGTACAAAGCATACGCGAAGCTTCAGATGATGGTAAACCAAGTGTATTAAACACAAATGCCAATTCATCGCTTACCATGATAGAAATGGCACAAAATGTAGCGCAGCAGGTTGCTATTAAAAATGCACAGCAACAACCTGTAGAAGCCAATTAA
- a CDS encoding sigma-70 family RNA polymerase sigma factor, whose product MSGKKAAYTDLEFIDGLRTGNEAALKALYKKYYNIVLKIVVNNSGGSEAAQDVYQETIIVLFENVQKPGFELNCQLQTYIYSIAKRLWLKQLRNNGHLVRLDEDEDESVDVGEEIADHEQKEADLLKMAKSLEDLGEPCKTIIKDFYVNRLSMDEISEKFGYTNSDNAKTQKYKCLQRLKKSFFDK is encoded by the coding sequence ATGTCGGGCAAAAAAGCAGCGTACACCGATTTGGAATTTATTGATGGTTTAAGAACCGGAAATGAAGCTGCCTTAAAGGCCCTATATAAAAAGTACTATAACATCGTTCTTAAAATTGTTGTAAATAACAGCGGAGGCAGCGAAGCGGCTCAAGACGTTTATCAGGAAACAATTATTGTTTTATTTGAAAACGTACAAAAGCCGGGGTTTGAATTAAATTGTCAGTTACAAACTTACATTTATTCGATCGCCAAACGTTTATGGTTAAAGCAGCTTCGAAACAACGGGCATTTAGTGAGGCTTGATGAAGACGAAGATGAAAGTGTAGATGTAGGGGAAGAAATTGCCGACCATGAACAAAAGGAAGCTGACCTGCTGAAAATGGCAAAAAGTTTGGAGGACTTAGGCGAACCATGTAAAACGATAATTAAAGATTTTTATGTGAATCGTTTAAGCATGGATGAAATATCAGAGAAGTTTGGTTATACCAATTCTGATAATGCCAAAACTCAAAAGTATAAATGCCTGCAACGATTGAAGAAAAGTTTTTTTGATAAGTAA
- a CDS encoding trypsin-like peptidase domain-containing protein — MKNTDLFDDYLRGDLNTADKADFENRLNNDAVFANAFNEHKIFVDTLAKHEKRNELRNVLKSIHAKTFGNEPKILPFKQEKFYHKLGKNVAMAAGVGLVAVLSTLALLSTGGYLLTKQSNEITDLRREVSELKYTQDNIVEVMVKAAEKPKYAPANFEGTGFAINNKGYLVTSLHMIKGADSIFVENGTTTRTLTKLVFSDPSIDIAVLKIENEELSKGWSVPFIFSNRTLDLGEKVYTLGYPREDVVYGEGSLSSLSGFKGDTTMYQISIPVNPGNSGGPLLDEQGAVVGLVRGKITSAEATGFAVKSKEIINTINAFNEGELSVPTKKNALKNVKRNEQIKKINPYVFNILVYKSN; from the coding sequence ATGAAGAATACTGATTTATTTGACGATTATTTACGCGGAGATTTAAATACTGCCGATAAAGCTGATTTCGAGAATCGCTTAAACAATGATGCCGTTTTTGCTAATGCATTTAATGAACATAAAATTTTTGTTGACACGTTAGCAAAACATGAAAAGAGAAATGAATTAAGAAATGTTCTTAAATCCATTCACGCGAAAACATTTGGCAACGAACCAAAAATTCTTCCATTTAAACAAGAGAAGTTTTATCACAAGTTGGGTAAAAATGTGGCGATGGCGGCAGGTGTTGGTTTAGTTGCTGTTTTATCTACCCTTGCGCTTTTAAGTACCGGTGGCTATTTATTAACGAAACAAAGTAATGAAATCACCGATTTACGTCGCGAGGTAAGCGAATTAAAATATACGCAGGATAACATCGTGGAAGTAATGGTGAAAGCGGCTGAAAAACCAAAATACGCACCGGCTAATTTTGAAGGAACCGGTTTTGCCATCAACAACAAAGGTTACTTAGTAACCAGCTTACACATGATTAAAGGTGCTGATTCCATTTTCGTTGAAAACGGAACCACTACACGCACTTTAACTAAACTTGTATTTAGCGATCCATCTATAGATATCGCCGTTTTAAAAATAGAAAACGAGGAATTATCAAAGGGATGGTCGGTTCCATTTATTTTCAGTAACCGCACTTTAGATTTAGGAGAGAAAGTTTACACATTGGGCTACCCTCGCGAAGATGTGGTGTATGGCGAAGGTTCTTTAAGTTCCCTAAGCGGATTTAAAGGTGACACAACCATGTATCAGATTTCTATTCCTGTAAACCCGGGTAATAGTGGCGGGCCATTATTAGACGAACAAGGCGCTGTTGTAGGTTTGGTAAGAGGTAAGATTACTTCTGCCGAGGCTACCGGTTTCGCGGTTAAATCGAAAGAAATCATTAATACCATTAACGCTTTTAATGAAGGCGAATTAAGTGTTCCAACTAAAAAGAATGCGCTAAAAAATGTTAAACGTAACGAGCAAATCAAAAAGATTAACCCCTACGTTTTTAACATTTTAGTTTATAAGTCTAATTAA
- a CDS encoding 1-aminocyclopropane-1-carboxylate deaminase/D-cysteine desulfhydrase: protein MLNYNPIIQKINSDLFSEKKVDVSVLRLDLIHPQISGNKWFKLKYNLEEAKRLGQDTILTFGGAFSNHIHATAVASKQAGFKSIGVIRSEPSSISNYTLSDAAANGMQLFFVSREDYNKKQDLGFIKSLSERFGNFYLVPEGGDNELGAKGCEEILPMQNNFDIILCACGTGTTLKGISSSLKPSQKIIGISVLKGVGDLNTNANVNAEYHFSGYAKHTNELLEFKESFEAQTQIPLDYVYTSKLFYGATDLIRSGSIEGRILIVHSGGLQGNRGYEDRYALNPKRNVNEPQG from the coding sequence ATGTTAAATTATAATCCCATAATTCAAAAAATCAATTCTGATTTATTTTCTGAAAAGAAAGTAGATGTGTCTGTTTTGCGACTGGATTTAATTCATCCTCAAATCAGCGGTAATAAATGGTTTAAACTTAAGTATAATTTAGAGGAAGCAAAGCGATTAGGTCAAGACACCATTCTTACCTTCGGCGGAGCATTCAGTAATCATATTCATGCTACAGCTGTTGCCAGCAAGCAAGCCGGATTCAAAAGCATTGGTGTCATTAGAAGCGAGCCAAGCTCAATTAGTAATTATACCTTAAGTGATGCAGCTGCCAATGGCATGCAGTTGTTCTTTGTGTCGCGTGAAGATTACAATAAAAAGCAGGATCTCGGATTTATAAAATCATTAAGTGAAAGATTCGGCAATTTCTATTTGGTGCCTGAGGGAGGTGATAATGAATTGGGAGCAAAGGGTTGCGAAGAAATTTTACCAATGCAAAACAACTTCGATATCATCCTATGCGCTTGTGGTACCGGAACAACATTGAAAGGCATTTCAAGTTCATTAAAACCTTCACAAAAAATAATTGGTATCAGTGTGTTGAAGGGAGTGGGCGATTTAAATACAAACGCTAATGTAAATGCGGAGTATCATTTTAGTGGCTATGCTAAACATACCAATGAATTATTGGAGTTCAAGGAAAGTTTCGAAGCACAAACACAAATCCCATTAGATTATGTTTATACCTCAAAATTATTTTACGGAGCAACAGATCTCATAAGATCAGGAAGCATTGAAGGAAGAATTTTGATTGTGCACAGCGGCGGTTTACAAGGTAATAGGGGGTATGAAGACCGTTATGCTCTAAATCCTAAGCGGAATGTGAATGAGCCCCAAGGGTAA
- the pepT gene encoding peptidase T has translation MNFISYNFTVTNRFIRYAKIDTQSDPLSKTCPSTEKQKNLSRLLVEELKAIGISDAELDEHGYVYATIPSNTSKNVPVICFCSHVDTSPDCSGTNVNPVIHKNYQGTDIVLPNDKSQVIKFSEHVALAGQIGNDIITTDGTTLLGADNKAGVAEIMDAAHYLMTHPEVKHGKIRILFTPDEEIGRGTDKADMKKLGAEFGYTMDGETIGHIENETFSADAVTIVVKGFPTHPGFAKDKMQHAIKIAAEIVNQIPKNKTPETTEKKEPFIHPTSINGGLEQVEIKFIIRAFDTPTLKALEEELKQITAKVISNYNKCSFDFIVTEQYRNMGEVLAKCPHVVDYAMEAIKRTGITPVLSSIRGGTDGSRFSFMGMPCPNIYAGEHAFHSKQEWVSVQDMQKAVETIVHLVNIWEEKS, from the coding sequence ATGAACTTTATTAGCTATAACTTTACCGTAACCAATCGTTTTATCCGTTACGCAAAAATCGACACACAATCCGATCCATTATCAAAAACTTGTCCTAGTACGGAGAAGCAAAAAAACTTAAGCCGCTTATTGGTGGAAGAATTAAAAGCCATCGGCATTAGTGATGCGGAATTGGATGAACATGGTTATGTGTATGCTACCATTCCTTCCAACACAAGTAAAAATGTGCCGGTTATTTGTTTTTGTTCGCACGTGGATACTTCACCGGATTGCAGCGGTACAAATGTTAATCCGGTGATCCATAAAAATTATCAGGGAACGGATATTGTTTTACCGAATGATAAATCGCAAGTCATAAAATTCAGTGAGCATGTGGCTTTAGCCGGACAAATCGGTAACGATATTATCACAACTGATGGTACAACTTTGCTGGGCGCGGATAATAAGGCGGGCGTAGCAGAAATTATGGATGCTGCTCATTATTTAATGACGCATCCTGAAGTAAAGCATGGTAAAATTCGGATTTTATTTACACCGGATGAAGAAATCGGAAGAGGAACCGACAAGGCCGATATGAAAAAGTTAGGCGCAGAGTTTGGTTATACCATGGATGGAGAAACCATTGGTCACATCGAAAATGAAACGTTTAGCGCGGATGCGGTAACGATTGTTGTAAAAGGTTTTCCTACACATCCGGGTTTCGCGAAAGATAAAATGCAGCATGCAATTAAAATCGCGGCCGAAATCGTGAATCAAATTCCTAAAAACAAAACGCCGGAAACCACGGAGAAAAAAGAGCCATTCATTCATCCGACTTCTATTAACGGCGGATTGGAGCAAGTGGAGATTAAATTCATCATTCGTGCATTTGATACACCAACCTTAAAAGCTTTAGAAGAAGAATTAAAACAGATCACTGCGAAAGTAATTTCTAATTACAATAAATGCTCGTTTGATTTTATTGTTACTGAGCAGTACCGTAACATGGGTGAAGTATTAGCGAAGTGTCCGCATGTTGTAGATTACGCTATGGAAGCTATAAAACGAACAGGCATTACTCCGGTTTTATCCAGTATACGCGGCGGTACCGATGGCTCCCGTTTTTCATTCATGGGAATGCCTTGTCCGAATATTTACGCAGGCGAGCATGCTTTTCACAGCAAACAGGAGTGGGTGAGTGTTCAGGATATGCAAAAGGCCGTAGAAACCATTGTTCATTTGGTGAATATTTGGGAAGAGAAATCATAA